In the genome of Paenibacillus pabuli, one region contains:
- a CDS encoding RsfA family transcriptional regulator produces MTAVRQDAWSTEDDLILAEVTLRHIREGSTQLAAFEEVGEKIGRTSAACGFRWNSCVRKKYESAISNAKAQRQKRSYLRKQPALLGPQVAALSTLDTEENLYKADGISEDSLSIDAVIRFLRQWKGTVQENGRQLKMLEKELREKEDELHELRCENDRLSKEVNEVQTDYRVVNDDYKALIQIMDRARRLAFLTEEEEELKTRFKMDANGNLERIE; encoded by the coding sequence TGACTGCAGTGAGACAGGATGCTTGGAGTACAGAGGACGATTTGATTTTGGCTGAGGTTACTTTGCGTCATATTCGGGAAGGAAGTACACAACTGGCTGCTTTTGAAGAGGTTGGCGAAAAAATAGGCAGAACTTCTGCCGCTTGCGGTTTTCGCTGGAACAGCTGTGTTCGTAAGAAGTATGAGTCTGCTATTAGCAATGCTAAGGCTCAACGACAAAAACGGAGTTATCTCCGCAAACAACCGGCTTTGCTTGGACCACAGGTAGCAGCTTTGTCCACACTCGATACAGAAGAAAATCTGTACAAAGCGGATGGGATTTCGGAAGACTCTTTATCCATTGATGCAGTGATACGATTCTTGCGGCAATGGAAGGGAACTGTTCAGGAAAACGGCCGCCAGCTCAAAATGCTTGAGAAAGAGCTTCGTGAAAAAGAGGATGAACTTCATGAACTGCGTTGTGAAAATGATCGCCTTTCTAAGGAAGTGAATGAAGTACAGACCGATTATCGTGTGGTAAACGACGACTATAAAGCACTGATTCAGATTATGGATCGTGCTCGCAGACTCGCATTTCTGACAGAAGAAGAAGAGGAACTCAAAACGAGATTCAAAATGGACGCCAACGGAAATCTGGAACGAATTGAATAA